In a genomic window of Melitaea cinxia chromosome 2, ilMelCinx1.1, whole genome shotgun sequence:
- the LOC123661912 gene encoding collagen alpha-1(I) chain-like: MVLEMKGFLLILFCVLYVGSENVNLEIFDVLSVVHDGTLPEGVAPVPGRCQSPGTSVTEYTAFSLNENATLHQLAAGMFYNTFPEDFSILAVLRLYGKEQNPLFVLYSDAGDEQLQLVVGELIELYYEDTRGEPGDNELLTYRVNIADEKWHRVAISIKGDSVTLLVDCEIRGTLPLRRHPGSTFNLAGVLVVGTQFTPDQNFEGDIELLQFANQPDLAYDMCISIAPDCGAFGKYDYGTLTSGNNEFDKESDFDTRRDVIQPAVGNERYNQFEQSYFDDRNQSNNVWATASRDLTTAGPYWQVPDSYDYTPPYSVSTDADENSIFGRFTDFDEYAPTPSSIEVSSTGSFGIASATTKRDMGNSEASTLFTTESSYVPITTTEDIDWLTHPPEANISSGPDTSDPYYDYGSAGTYMGPRGYPGPPGPPGPRGPKGEQGKPGAEGQQGFPGAPGNVFVVPLQQPGNEKGPDTQAEALRQILTQHMSAMQGAQGPMGLSGPSGPEGETGPEGPKGEQGDQGEPGPPGPRGLQGPPGRLGRRGHAGRDGERGFPGPAGQKGDQGYPGLIGIPGDKGERGNPGQQGDLGAPGADGPPGDDGPPGPPGLSGELGPRGFTGPRGFPGLIGYPGIPGNEGPQGAKGAAGQPGANGAPGQPGPMGPAGSPGPQGSIGAPGIQGLQGKPGISGLPGPEGSPGTPGTPGQQGSPGEVGAPGPQGMLGFPGPRGLKGDDGPRGLPGDKGDKGIRGLEGEKGELGPKGERGLQGEPGPPGIEGPEGQKGTEGPRGETGSIGPSGEKGATGLQGPAGYPGTQGEKGDKGASGRRGRRGTKGVMGFVGIPGDRGESGPRGYRGPRGRRGSDGPPGPKGDTGQPGPPGPSGERGPQGLEGPRGFPGNMGPPGTDGKPGLPGTPGERGPVGEVGSPGPSGPPGLTGPQGQNGDPGPPGVPGSPGIAGIPGEIGPPGEMGKDGPPGPPGPEGKLGPIGPPGSPGPNGEPGLPGVPGTPGLKGDLGPPGPPGVRGDKGEQGEAGREGLQGPMGREGPRGSPGPGGQKGEVGEPGPIGPVGRDGLPGPRGLTGSPGPVGPPGEDGDKGDIGPPGEKGFKGAMGEQGPIGSPGIQGLRGEPGPVGLPGDKGPQGDPGPPGIPGTDGVRGPTGLPGKTGADGPKGDQGVKGDRGDNGPIGPPGPGGLTGPPGRRGAKGNQGEQGPRGPEGEQGEKGNPGAPGLQGPQGSEGKIGPRGPVGPKGEDGAPGIQGEPGPIGPPGPEGSKGEPGPPGFPGDRGEPGPQGIKGEPGSDGPEGSSGPPGPPGPIGPTGKPGETGVPGSPGAEGSAGSQGSPGLPGEKGDTGPKGSSGEMGPAGAIGPPGPEGQRGLRGLPGPPGDVGSPGLIGPPGPPGTSGPPGIQGIKGDKGNIGPKGHNGETGPMGLKGDQGEVGKQGPQGPIGPAGPKGDMGPIGPSGAKGEIGPLGEIGPEGPLGPKGSPGPEGRPGLPGPPGPPGPPGLPAPSPQLPAELFMSSRKRRSIEEDPIEITTEDNIDDAEEIEWVQEIMSGVVAARTTLETVKKPWGTRMNPALSCKDLRTSHKNLTDGYYWIDARGGGHPIHVYCKDYNTCIHPDYTTLALYTGISGQKFSQIENGFRISYENEGSGTIQLRFLRLLSNSARQNFTYTCVNTQAPQRSDIPAELIRANEVKLFGQNNIELREPRVIKDNCKDGIGEIVLEVKTSRSDRLPISDFQPLFFIDADHKFSFSPGPICFN; encoded by the exons ATGGTTCTTGAAATGAAAGGGTTCCTCCTCATATTGTTTTGCGTACTCTACGTCGGATCTGAAAACG tgaATCTTGAAATATTCGACGTATTGTCGGTCGTACACGATGGCACATTACCTGAAGGAGTCGCGCCAGTACCTGGCCGCTGCCAGTCGCCTGGGACTTCGGTTACAGAATATACAGCCTTCTCCCTCAATGAGAACGCGACGCTTCACCAACTTGCTGCTGGAATGTTCTATAACACCTTCCCTGAAGACTTCTCAATATTAGCAGTGTTACGTCTATATG GCAAAGAACAAAATCCTCTCTTCGTTTTGTATTCGGACGCTGGCGACGAACAACTGCAACTGGTTGTTGGTGAGCTGATCGAATTGTACTACGAAGACACGAGAGGGGAACCTGGGGACAATGAGCTACTCACATATCGAGTTAACATAGCAGATGAAAA GTGGCATAGAGTGGCAATTAGCATAAAAGGTGACTCCGTTACTCTGCTAGTTGACTGTGAGATTCGAGGCACTCTTCCACTGCGGAGGCATCCTGGCAGCACATTCAATTTAGCTGGAGTACTAGTCGTTGGTACTCAGTTTACTCCAGACCAGAATTTTGAG GGCGATATTGAATTGCTCCAGTTCGCTAATCAACCGGACCTTGCGTATGATATGTGTATTTCAATAGCACCAGATTGCGGAGCGTTTGGCAAATACGACTATGGTACATTGACTTCCGGGAATAATGAATTTGATAAAGAATCTGATTTTGACACTCGTCGTGACGTCATACAACCAGCAGTTGGAAACGAAAGATACAATCAATTTGAACAAAGCTATTTTGATGACAGGAACCAATCTAATAACGTATGGGCAACTGCTAGCCGAGACTTAACAACTGCTGGACCATATTGGCAAGTGCCTGATTCTTATGATTATACACCACCATACTCAGTCTCTACTGACGCCG atGAAAACAGCATTTTCGGAAGATTTACTGACTTTGACGAGTATGCACCTACACCCTCTAGTATTGAAGTCAGTTCAACCGGATCTTTTGGTATAGCCAGTGCTACA ACAAAACGAGATATGGGCAATTCGGAAGCCTCGACACTGTTCACAACAGAATCATCCTACGTGCCGATAACGACAACCGAAGACATTGACTGGCTCACACATCCGCCTGAG gcaaATATATCATCGGGGCCCGACACTTCAGACCCTTATTACGATTATGGAAGCGCGGGGACTTACATGGGCCCTCGTGGGTATCCTGGGCCCCCAGGTCCACCAGGGCCCAGAGGACCTAAAGGTGAACAGGGTAAACCTGGTGCAGAAGGTCAACAAGGATTTCCTGGAGCTCCAGGAAATGTTTTTGTAGTACCA TTACAACAACCAGGAAATGAAAAGGGACCTGATACTCAAGCGGAAGCATTACGTCAAATACTTACTCAGCATATG TCTGCTATGCAAGGCGCTCAAGGTCCTATGGGTCTTAGTGGTCCATCTGGCCCAGAGGGTGAAACTGGACCAGAAGGACCAAAAGGGGAACAAGGAGATCAAGGAGAACCa GGACCACCAGGTCCAAGAGGATTACAAGGACCACCAGGGCGACTGGGTCGAAGAGGCCACGCAGGTAGAGATGGGGAAAGAGGATTTCCTGGACCTGCTGGCCAAAAAGGAGATCAGGGCTATCCTGGATTAATAGGTATACCTGGAGATAAAGGAGAAAGAGGAAACCCAGGACAGCAAGGTGATTTGGGCGCCCCAGGAGCAGATGGACCTCCGGGTGATGACGGACCACCCGGACCACCTGGTTTATCTGGAGAACTG GGACCAAGAGGTTTTACGGGTCCCAGAGGATTTCCTGGGTTAATCGGATATCCGGGAATACCAGGTAATGAGGGACCACAGGGAGCCAAAGGAGCCGCAGGACAACCAGGTGCAAATGGTGCACCAGGACAACCTGGACCGATGGGACCAGCCGGTTCACCTGGACCACAAGGATCCATTGGTGCTCCAGGAATTcaa GGTTTACAAGGTAAACCTGGAATATCGGGCCTACCGGGTCCTGAAGGTTCACCAGGAACTCCAGGGACACCAGGACAACAAGGATCACCTGGTGAAGTTGGAGCCCCAGGTCCACAG gGAATGCTGGGATTTCCAGGACCTCGAGGATTAAAAGGCGACGATGGCCCGAGAGGTCTTCCTGGCGATAAAGGAGATAAGGGAATCCGAG gTCTTGAAGGAGAAAAAGGTGAATTGGGACCAAAAGGCGAACGTGGATTACAAGGTGAACCAGGGCCACCAGGCATAGAAGGCCCAGAAGGACAAAAG GGTACAGAAGGTCCTCGAGGGGAGACGGGATCTATTGGGCCTTCAGGTGAGAAGGGTGCAACGGGACTTCAAGGTCCTGCTGGATACCCCGGAACTCAAGGAGAGAAAGGAGATAAAGGTGCTTCTGGAAGACGTGGTAGAAGAGGGACAAAAGGAGTTATG GGTTTTGTTGGAATACCTGGAGATCGTGGAGAAAGCGGGCCAAGG GGTTACCGTGGTCCACGAGGTCGTAGAGGTTCAGATGGTCCACCAGGCCCTAAAGGTGACACAGGACAGCCTGGTCCTCCTGGTCCTAGTGGTGAACGTGGTCCTCAAGGCTTAGAGGGGCCCAGAGGATTTCCTGGAAATATGGGACCACCTGGTACAGATGGCAAGCCAGGATTACCTGGAACTCCGGGAGAAAGAGGGCCTGtg GGGGAGGTTGGATCGCCCGGCCCATCTGGGCCACCTGGTTTAACTGGGCCACAGGGACAAAATGGTGATCCTGGTCCTCCTGGAGTTCCAGGGTCACCTGGTATAGCAGGAATACCAGGAGAAATTGGCCCCCCCGGTGAAATGGGTAAAGATGGACCTCCTGGTCCACCAGGTCCAGAGGGTAAACTTGGACCAATTGGGCCACCTGGTTCTCCTGGGCCGAACGGTGAACCGGGATTACCAGGAGTGCCT GGTACACCAGGGCTTAAAGGTGATCTCGGTCCGCCTGGACCCCCTGGTGTAAGAGGTGATAAAGGAGAGCAAGGAGAAGCTGGACGCGAGGGACTGCAAGGTCCAATGGGACGTGAAGGACCACGAGGATCTCCTGGTCCAGGAGGACAAAAAGGAGAAGTTGGTGAACCAGGTCCCATAG GTCCTGTCGGTCGCGATGGTCTTCCTGGACCCAGGGGGTTGACAGGTTCCCCAGGTCCCGTGGGTCCACCAGGAGAAGATGGTGATAAGGGAGATATTGGGCCACCTGGAGAAAAGGGCTTTAAAGGTGCCATGGGAGAACAG GGTCCTATTGGCTCACCAGGTATACAAGGTTTGAGAGGAGAACCAGGTCCTGTTGGGTTACCAGGAGATAAAGGTCCACAAGGTGATCCTGGACCACCTGGAATACCAGGAACTGATGGAGTTCGAGGACCGACAGGACTACCTGGAAAAACTGGTGCCGATGGACCTAAAGGAGATCAAGGAGTGAAAGGAGATAGAGGAGATAATGGACCAATAG GCCCGCCTGGTCCTGGTGGTCTAACTGGACCACCTGGTCGTCGAGGTGCAAAAGGAAATCAGGGCGAACAAGGTCCAAGAGGTCCTGAAGGTGAGCAGGGAGAAAAAGGAAATCCAGGAGCTCCTGGTCTACAAGGTCCTCAAGGATCTGAAGGAAAAATA GGACCAAGAGGGCCTGTTGGACCGAAAGGAGAAGATGGTGCACCCGGAATTCAAGGTGAACCAGGGCCAATAGGTCCTCCTGGACCCGAAGGGTCCAAAGGAGAGCCCGGGCCACCTGGTTTTCCCGGAGACAGAGGCGAACCAGGCCCTCAAGGAATAAAAGGTGAACCTGGTTCAGATGGTCCAGAAGGTAGTTCTGGTCCACCAGGCCCACCCGGGCCTATTGGACCGACAGGCAAACCTGGAGAAACTGGAGTTCCCGGTAGTCCT GGCGCAGAGGGTTCAGCTGGATCTCAAGGCAGCCCTGGTCTACCAGGTGAGAAAGGAGACACAGGTCCTAAAGGCTCTTCAGGAGAAATGGGGCCTGCTGGTGCTATTGGGCCTCCTGGACCAGAAGGGCAAAGAGGATTAAGAGGACTTCCTGGACCAcca ggAGACGTAGGATCACCGGGCTTGATAGGTCCACCCGGTCCACCCGGTACTTCTGGACCACCAGGTATACAAGGGATTAAGGGAGACAAAGGAAATATAGGACCAAAGGGACATAATGGAGAAACTGGACCAATGGGATTAAAAGGAGACCAAGGAGAAGTAGGGAAGCAAGGACCACAAGGACCTATCGGGCCCGCGGGACCAAAAGGCGATatg GGACCTATAGGACCTTCAGGTGCAAAAGGGGAAATTGGCCCTCTCGGTGAAATCGGACCTGAAGGTCCTCTCGGTCCTAAAGGTTCACCGGGACCTGAAGGTCGACCTGGCCTTCCCGGTCCACCAGGCCCTCCTGGTCCTCCAGGGCTTCCTGCACCTTCTCCACAATTACCCGCTGAACTATTCATGTCCAGTAGAAAAAGAAGAAGTATAGAGGAAGATCCTATCGAGATAACAACTGAAGACAACATTGATGACG CTGAAGAAATAGAATGGGTTCAGGAAATCATGTCCGGGGTGGTAGCCGCACGAACTACTTTGGAAACCGTAAAAAAACCTTGGGGAACAAGAATGAACCCTGCGCTCTCCTGTAAGGATTTGCGGACTTCACACAAAAATTTGACCGACG GTTACTATTGGATAGATGCTCGAGGAGGTGGGCATCCAATCCACGTGTATTGCAAAGATTATAACACTTGTATTCACCCTGACTATACGACCCTGGCACTTTATACCGGTATATCTGGTCAAAAATTCTCGCAAATTGAAAATGGTTTCAGG ATCTCGTATGAAAATGAAGGTTCTGGTACAATACAGCTACGTTTTCTTCGATTGCTTTCAAATAGTGCGAGGCAAAACTTCACCTACACCTGTGTCAATACCCAGGCACCACAAAG GTCAGACATTCCTGCTGAACTAATAAGAGCGAATGAGGTAAAACTGTTTGGACAAAACAATATAGAGTTGAGAGAGCCAAGGGTGATAAAAGACAACTGTAAG gATGGAATTGGAGAAATCGTTTTGGAAGTGAAGACGTCTCGTAGCGATCGACTGCCAATCAGCGACTTTCAGCCGCTGTTCTTTATTGATGCAGATCATAAGTTTTCATTCTCGCCGGGGCCGATATGTTTTAACTAA
- the LOC123665429 gene encoding uncharacterized protein PFB0765w, with the protein MASEDVIELGSSEDEAEPAPKKKKPMPNAMVHIPAKLPGLTIKPAKIDRSPAPKILNFTKGILSQPVLIGNINVPVLKKVPNIVHKAPSNPHRFSINPISVVKNLKKPDLIIKKVPSNKKLRKPVEIQGPRLINKLPPGITIKPLAYPGVSGVNKKRNINDLKNTIGEVLTVEVEDEEAAETSIESPQWYLRPEEQEDFKNETKDCGEVKPIDKNELSLEEQNNKEPESPSYVEITIEDSPVKSLHLKDKSEIGKEFAITIEDSPVKPAKNKNVDSDREESPEKVPQSKKKLDYTKERQVVEIEIDLMETGSFNCNENKDSDKQNTESNISNKDESKKMSDESLSSKLESNVANDSKSDTDKHEFHPVYQNFIDTCFKLEDSEDMKKIVEKKIKAYYKQCPKEYVESEDFIDMVSSKIVAMKAAPKKMYLYIKDIVDDLNLQRKMTKVIPPKSTDTPQEKSIHFEGDNDSKRQRQIRKLEKTIKKLHRAIQKLEEQEVDFEDDEDSVYLLTERYKERMVHVHAKFCQLTNTKMPSEPRIHLEVRPGRPAGPVRKLEKWINRKVPIGKPLPFPDFHDVLQCVREANNEDKLGWNEVDIMEEARDLFSRCGKKLQRRRQENEWRLAISRIPHDVDPAEESDELKKKLDDNKSEASKREAELLNKYVDRQNQLKLVAEEINDKEAEESPVETEEEDIDEDNPLTNKQKRKERLKRLLQERNRKTEEKENNPEAENEDNKDDDSKNDKTSKLEEEYKFQEDNSNKDVYVDNDTQQRHEVDSDKSNVREKSEETTQTIEIEDKKETDESDKNEENEFESDIDELHLLQKLHSENESDVSTLESSGSDSPIAISDTLESDSDVENKNPASDVISIENSSYSESESTIDGLPKQNEVDCIKKSKIEDLVSNAFEIEYSTDSLCRTESENIVENILLASSDDENSNKLGEFEGTSINLKDDDISISETTIDGNPSTKFNDLNKNNSLENNNATVFDCSFEIENPSISIHKEADEKNNISIDSVIECSDVDEIVNSSNLFKDSINGVELRMEQNKLEINSSQSLNIIKSCNKEQSGLNENEKHKSQSATPTDGSATNSETANNNIETE; encoded by the exons ATGGCTAGCGAAGATGTTATTGAATTAGGTTCATCTGAGGATGAAGCGGAACCTGCACCAAAGAAG AAGAAACCTATGCCTAATGCAATGGTTCACATTCCTGCTAAACTTCCCGGACTTACAATAAAACCGGCAAAAATTGATAGATCGCCTGCTccaaagattttaaattttacgaaaGGTATATTATCACAGCCAGTTTTGATTGGAAACATTAATGTACCTGTTTTAAAGAAGGTGCCTAACATTGTACACAAAGCCCCCTCAAATCCACATAGATTTTCCATCAATCCAATCAGTGTTgtaaaaaatctcaaaaaaccggacttaataataaaaaaagttccaTCAAATAAAAAGCTTAGAAAACCCGTTGAAATACAAGGACctagattaataaacaaattgcCACCAGGTATCACTATTAAACCCTTAGCTTACCCTGGTGTATCGGGGGTTAATAAGAAGCGtaatataaatgatttaaaaaatactattggCGAAGTATTAACGGTAGAAGTAGAGGACGAAGAGGCAGCTGAAACATCAATTGAGAGTCCACAGTGGTACCTGAGACCTGAGGAGCAGGAAGACTTTAAAAATGAAACCAAAGATTGCGGAGAAGTCAAACCCATTGATAAAAATGAGTTGTCTTTGGAAgagcaaaataataaagaacCTGAATCTCCTAGCTATGTTGAAATAACAATAGAAGATAGTCCTGTGAAATCTTtacatttaaaagataaaagtgAGATTGGTAAAGAGTTTGCTATTACCATTGAAGACAGTCCCGTCAAACCCGCTAAGAACAAGAATGTAGATAGTGACAGGGAAGAAAGCCCAGAAAAGGTACCACAAAGTAAAAAGAAATTGGATTATACTAAAGAGAGACAGGTAGTGGAAATAGAAATTGATCTTATGGAGACAGGTTCATTTAATTGCAATGAAAATAAGGACAGTGATAAACAAAATACTGAATCGAACATAAGTAATAAAGATGAATCCAAAAAAATGTCTGATGAAAGCCTTTCTTCAAAACTTGAATCAAATGTTGCCAATGATTCAAAAAGTGATACTGATAAGCATGAATTTCATCCCGTTTATCAAAATTTCATAGATACATGTTTCAAGTTAGAAGATTCTGaagatatgaaaaaaattgttgagAAGAAAATTAAAGCTTATTATAAACAATGTCCAAAGGAATATGTTGAGTCTgaagattttattgatatggtTTCCAGTAAAATTGTTGCTATGAAGGCTGCACCAAAAAAGATGTACTTATACATAAAAGATATAGTGGACGATTTAAATTTACAGAGAAAAATGACAAAAGTGATACCCCCAAAGTCAACGGATACTCCACAAG AAAAGTCAATACACTTTGAAGGTGACAATGATTCCAAAAGGCAGAGGCAAATAAGGAAGCTAGAGAAAACTATTAAAAAGTTACACAGAGCTATTCAAAAACTAGAGGAACAGGAAGTTGATTTCGAAGATGATGAAGATTCAGTTTATTTGTTAACGGAgag ATATAAAGAAAGAATGGTCCACGTACATGCAAAATTCTGTCAGCTTACCAATACAAAAATGCCATCAGAGCCTCGTATACACTTAGAAGTTAGGCCTGGAAGACCCGCAGGGCCTGTGAGAAAGCTTGAGAAGTGGATTAATAGAAAAGTTCCTATTGGAAAACCATTACCGTTTCCTGATTTTCATGATGTGTTGCAGTGTGTCAGGGAAGCTAATAATGAAGATAAATTAGGTTGGAATGAAGTTGATATAATGGAAGaag CTCGAGATTTATTTTCGAGATGTGGTAAGAAACTCCAAAGACGTCGACAAGAAAACGAATGGAGACTTGCCATTTCAAGGATTCCTCATGACGTGGATCCAGCCGAAGAGAGTGATGAATTGAAGAAAAAGTTAGATGACAATAAATCCGAGGCATCTAAAAGAGAAGCTGAGCTTCTTAacaa gTATGTGGATAGACAGAATCAATTGAAGTTAGTTGCTGAAGAAATTAATGATAAAGAAGCAGAAGAATCGCCAGTGGAAACTGAAGAGGAGGACATTGATGAGGATAATCctttaacaaacaaacagaaGCGTAAAGAAAGGCTTAAAAGACTTCTTCAGGAAAGAAATAGAAAAACTGAAGAAAAGGAGAATAATCCTGAAGCAGAAAATGAGGACAATAAAGATGATGATAGCAAAAATGATAAAACATCCAAATTAGAAGAGGAATATAAATTTCAAGAAGACAATTCGAATAAAGATGTTTACGTTGATAATGATACCCAGCAAAGGCATGAAGTGGATAGTGATAAGTCTAATGTAAGAGAAAAAAGTGAGGAAACTACGCAGACCATTGAAATAGAAGATAAAAAAGAAACTGATGAAAGCGATAAAAACGAAGAAAATGAATTTGAATCTGACATAGATGAATTACATCTTTTACAGAAATTACATTCTGAAAATGAAAGTGATGTGTCAACACTCGAATCTTCTGGATCTGATTCACCCATAGCTATTTCGGATACTTTGGAATCAGACAGTGACGTAGAAAACAAAAACCCTGCAAGTGATGTAATAAGCATTGAGAATTCGAGTTATTCTGAATCGGAATCGACTATTGATGGTCTACCTAAGCAAAACGAAGTGGACTgtatcaaaaaatcaaaaatcgaaGATTTAGTTAGCAACGCTTTTGAAATTGAGTACTCAACAGATTCGTTATGCAGAACAGAAAGTGaaaatattgttgaaaatatattacttgCTTCATCTGATGACGAAAATTCAAATAAACTTGGAGAGTTTGAGGGTACATCCATTAATTTGAAAGATGATGACATATCAATATCAGAAACAACAATAGATGGAAATCCATCTACAAAATTCAATGATCTGAATAAAAACAACTCACTCGAGAATAATAATGCAACAGTCTTTGACTGttcatttgaaattgaaaatccGAGCATATCGATACACAAAGAAGctgatgaaaaaaataatataagtattgaTAGTGTTATAGAATGTTCTGATGTTGATGAGATTGTTAATTCCAGCAACTTATTTAAAGATTCGATTAACGGTGTAGAGTTACGAATGGAACAAAATAAACTTGAAATAAACTCTAGtcaaagtttaaatattataaaatcttgCAATAAAGAGCAAAGTGGactaaatgaaaatgaaaaacataaaTCACAAAGTGCAACACCAACTGATGGTTCAGCAACCAATAGTGAGactgctaataataatatagaaacaGAGTAA
- the LOC123660878 gene encoding NEDD8-conjugating enzyme Ubc12, producing MIKLFSLKQQKKDEEGSARAGGSQKKASAAQLRITKDLNELNLPKTCNTEFPDPDDLLNFKLIICPDEGFYRGGRFVFSFKVGPNYPHEPPKVKCETAVYHPNIDLEGNVCLNILREDWKPVLTVNSIVYGLQYLFLEPNPEDPLNKEAADELQSNRRVFEQHVQRAMRGGYVGSSFFERCLK from the exons ATGATTAAACTTTTTTcgttaaaacaacaaaaaaaagatgaGGAAGGCTCGGCGAGAGCCGGAGGTTCACAAAAGAAAGCATCAGCAGCACAATTGCGTATAACAAAAG ATTTAAATGAACTAAATCTACCTAAAACTTGTAACACAGAATTTCCAGATCCAGAtgatttacttaattttaagttGATAATATGTCCAGATGAAGGGTTTTATAGAGGAGGAAGAtttgtatttagttttaag gtAGGACCAAACTATCCCCATGAACCTCCCAAAGTTAAATGTGAAACAGCCGTGTATCATCCTAATATAGATTTGGAAGGAAATGTGTGTTTGAATATACTCAGAGAAGACTGGAAACCAGTGCTTACAGTTAATTCTATAGTTTATGGACTTCAATATTTATTCCTG GAGCCCAACCCCGAAGATCCATTAAACAAAGAGGCGGCCGATGAACTACAGAGCAACCGACGAGTGTTCGAACAGCACGTGCAGCGAGCCATGCGCGGTGGATACGTCGGTTCCTCCTTCTTCGAACGGTGCCTCAAATGA